One window of the Heteronotia binoei isolate CCM8104 ecotype False Entrance Well unplaced genomic scaffold, APGP_CSIRO_Hbin_v1 ptg000447l, whole genome shotgun sequence genome contains the following:
- the LOC132590636 gene encoding H-2 class II histocompatibility antigen, E-S beta chain-like has protein sequence MEEGCQIGYGVHCFYGTVSPAPPPVSAAPHFLAQGKSECRFANGTAGEVRFLQRYIYGRQEIARFDSRRGWYEAVTPLGEPSARYWNSLKEVMDSLRAQVDAFCRYNYAVYEDFFTTRTVEPLVKISPTKGDPLAHHTLLICTAAGYYPPGIDIKWLKNGQEQTQGLGYDDEIQNADWTYQYQVMLETVPQRGDVYACQVEHKSVKEPISVQWEPQTSDSAKSKVWTGAVGAVLGLVFVAVGLYLSLKNRKGEGLKGRLSKVAQ, from the exons GCCCTGCTCCCCCCCCTGTCTCCGCAGCCCCCCATTTCCTGGCGCAGGGGAAGTCCGAGTGCCGCTTCGCCAACGGGACCGCAGGGGAGGTGCGCTTCCTGCAGAGGTACATCTACGGGCGGCAGGAGATCGCGCGCTTCGACAGCCGCCGCGGCTGGTACGAGGCCGTCACCCCGCTGGGCGAGCCCTCCGCCCGCTACTGGAACAGCCTGAAGGAGGTGATGGACTCTCTGCGGGCCCAGGTGGACGCCTTCTGCCGCTACAACTACGCGGTCTACGAGGACTTCTTCACCACCAGGACAG tggAGCCCCTGGTGAAGATCTCCCCCACCAAGGGAGACCCCCTGGCCCACCACACCCTCCTGATCTGCACCGCGGCAGGATATTATCCCCCCGGGATTGACATCAAGTGGCTGAAGAACGGGCAGGAGCAGACACAGGGGCTGGGATACGATGATGAGATCCAGAACGCAGACTGGACCTACCAGTACCAGGTGATGCTGGAGACGGTGCCTCAGCGGGGAGACGTCTACGCCTGCCAGGTGGAGCACAAAAGTGTGAAGGAACCCATCTCCGTGCAGTGGG AGCCACAGACGTCGGACTCTGCCAAGAGCAAGGTGTGGACGGGGGCCGTGGGGGCCGTCCTGGGGCTGGTCTTTGTGGCCGTGGGGCTTTATCTCTCCCTGAAGAACAGGAAAGGTGAGGGGCTgaaggggagg CTGTCCAAAGTAGCCCAGTAA
- the LOC132590640 gene encoding H-2 class II histocompatibility antigen, E-S beta chain-like: MGHGLILLGMLLVALGPPLGALGSERRLRTPPPHFLHQGKAECRFANGSAGEVRYLYRLIYGRQEYLRFDSRRGWYEAVTELGEPTARCWNSQKDAMEYKRASVDFFCRHNYEGFAKELVINRTAEPLVRISPTKGDPLAHHTLLICTAAGYYPPGIDIKWLKNGQEQTQGVGYDDEIQNADWTFQYQVMLETVPQRGDVYACQVEHKSVKEPISVQWEPQTSDSAKSKVWTGAVGAVLGLAFVAVGLYLYLKSRKATPLPPPTGLLG; encoded by the exons ATGGGGCACGGCCTGATCCTGCTGGGGATGCTGCTGGTGGCGCTGGGGCCACCCCTGGGGGCCCTCGGATCAGAGAGGAGACTCCGCACGCCCC CCCCCCATTTCCTGCACCAGGGGAAGGCCGAGTGCCGCTTCGCCAACGGGAGCGCAGGGGAGGTGCGCTACCTGTACAGGCTCATCTACGGGCGGCAGGAGTACTTGCGCTTCGACAGCCGCCGCGGCTGGTACGAGGCGGTCACCGAGCTGGGCGAGCCCACAGCCCGATGTTGGAACAGCCAGAAGGACGCGATGGAGTACAAAAGGGCCTCGGTGGACTTCTTCTGCCGCCACAACTACGAGGGGTTCGCGAAAGAGCTCGTCATCAACAGGACAG ctgAGCCCCTGGTGAGGATCTCGCCCACCAAGGGAGACCCCCTGGCCCACCACACTCTCCTGATCTGCACCGCGGCAGGATATTATCCCCCTGGGATTGACATCAAGTGGCTGAAGAACGGGCAGGAGCAGACACAGGGGGTGGGATACGATGATGAGATCCAGAACGCAGACTGGACCTTCCAGTACCAGGTGATGCTGGAGACGGTGCCTCAGCGGGGAGACGTCTACGCCTGCCAGGTGGAGCACAAAAGTGTGAAGGAACCCATCTCCGTGCAGTGGG AGCCACAGACGTCGGACTCTGCCAAGAGCAAGGTGTGGACGGGGGCCGTGGGGGCCGTTCTGGGGCTGGCCTTTGTGGCCGTGGGGCTTTATCTGTACCTGAAGAGCAGGAAAG CGACTCCCCTGCCGCCCCCCACAG GGCTCCTCGGTTAA